One region of Wyeomyia smithii strain HCP4-BCI-WySm-NY-G18 chromosome 3, ASM2978416v1, whole genome shotgun sequence genomic DNA includes:
- the LOC129729269 gene encoding uncharacterized protein LOC129729269, with translation MSFRVKCVICEAVLDYHREDTSNLIQHLRDYHRNNGFKREAKQEPVEEDSAEIKQESAEILLEMESLPVMMELGTADDHPNHHSCTVRDVIEKAVGSQEVSVVDKAVGSSSSLSSSDEREPLLSSSRENLGKKVITIPPGNGRRKKILYKRVYRPRNALRTHWKALYRTTLNNWRPGGLKITCPVCGKNRYPVIQSHHEHNSKSSWLVSILACCWPFCCLPCCFPKPKREFLHCSVCDAYLAMYDYDRDCIQPNFELFEGG, from the coding sequence ATGTCATTTCGTGTCAAGTGTGTCATCTGTGAAGCCGTGCTGGATTATCACCGTGAAGATACGAGCAATTTAATTCAGCATCTGCGTGACTATCATCGAAACAATGGTTTCAAGCGCGAGGCAAAGCAGGAGCCTGTCGAAGAGGATTCGGCGGAAATAAAACAAGAAAGTGCGGAAATTCTTCTTGAAATGGAATCCCTTCCGGTTATGATGGAGCTGGGCACTGCTGACGATCACCCGAATCATCATAGTTGCACAGTTAGAGACGTTATCGAGAAGGCTGTTGGCTCGCAGGAAGTTTCGGTCGTTGACAAAGCAGTTGGCTCATCATCCTCTTTATCAAGTTCTGATGAACGTGAACCTTTGCTATCATCCAGCAGGGAAAATCTTGGAAAGAAAGTAATTACCATACCTCCCGGAAACGGTCGGAGGAAAAAGATTCTGTATAAACGAGTCTATCGACCTAGGAATGCGCTTCGAACGCATTGGAAAGCGCTTTATCGCACCACGCTGAATAACTGGCGCCCTGGAGGACTAAAAATAACCTGTCCGGTTTGTGGGAAAAATCGTTACCCGGTGATACAGTCACATCATGAGCATAACAGCAAATCATCGTGGTTGGTTTCTATTCTTGCTTGCTGCTGGCCATTTTGCTGTTTGCCGTGCTGCTTTCCGAAGCCGAAACGAGAATTTCTTCACTGTTCGGTGTGCGATGCTTATTTGGCTATGTACGATTACGACAGGGATTGCATTCAGCCAAATTTTGAACTTTTCGAAGGGGGATAA